ttCAGAATCCTTTAAACTCTCTAAGATAAGGCATATTAAAAACCTCCTATATCTCCTAATTGGTTCTAATGCTTGTTTCTTCTTCAGCAATGTTTTCTACATGAACTCTGTTAGTATTTTTTGACTAAGGAATGCATTTTAGTTTCTTGACACATTTTCCCCCCCATGCCAGGAAGGAAAGGTGACTTTTTAACTATAAAGGAAGGAGCTTCCAAAGGGGGTTTGATTGTAAAGGGCTGGATTaagtatgattttaaaatctcACTGAATAATTACAAAGGTTTACCTACAAGTCATAGTATATACATAGGACGAGGatgatatataaattcatatttcaggtggtgatttaaaattttcaagtgaCTTGTCAGATCTGTTGGGGTTATCATTTTTAATCCTATAATGTGAATGATGCAGAGAAAGTAAAGTCTCAgctctgccattttctttttctttttctttccttttttttttctctttttttttttttttgcttgtgtttttattcttcctgaaggcatttgttatttttcagaatcttatTAAACTACCACTTGTGCATTTTGCTGCAGTTGTTTGGTGAAAACATGATTGCAGTTTATTTGGCTGGGCAGTCAGAAACATCTCCATGTCACATTatgctaaaatttgaaaatgaatgagaGCCTGTTCCTTGAATTTTTCAGGTCACAGAACAGACTAATTCTGTCATATGGACATGTGGTAGTTTAGCACTTatagtcctttaattttttgcttttggtgctagggattgaacccaggtctttgtgGATGCTGGGAAAGCACTctgcccactgagccacatcctcagctttagcccttattttattttagatttttgaggtggggtctcactgtgttgcccagattggcctcagacttgaaatcctcttgcgtcaacctcctgaataactgggattttaggtgtgagccactgtgcccaacttcgcagtccttattttaaatatgttaataaaacttaatttttcttaataattattatttgctgtgttgggaattgaaccaacCTAAcaccttgtgtgtgctaggcaagtattctaccacttaATTAAAACCTTCAGCACTCAAGtattttagataaatatttccattaaacgtgcctctttaaaatgttttataaatatttcttggcacatacctgcaattccagtggtttgggaggctaaggcaaaagaaaaattttttctctCGTTTGAATCTAGCATGGGTTTGCAATACTCGTACATCATGAATTGTTTCTTCACATTCAGCCCCTTGCGAATGTTTTAttatgtattgttttcttttcttggtacttggggttgaacccaggggcattctactaagctacatccctactcagtccttttttgtcttttattttgggacagggtctcactaaattgccaaggctgacttcaaacttggaatccttttgtctcagcctcctgagttactgggatccCAGGGATCTATACTGTTCCCTGACTTCTTGCCACTTTAAGCCCTTTTTCAGTTAGAATCTGCATaagctcttctctcttttctaatgcttcagtcgtactaatttttttcttttctactgcaGATGAAGTAGGGGAAAGCAATGACCTTGATCTAACTGCTGTGGAATTAGATCCCTTTTTGACAGACTCATCTGAGAGTGAGAAGTTTGCTTCTGAGTCAAGTAGAAACCTAACAGAAGAGCAACAACAAAGAATTGAGAGAAATAAACAACTGGCCTTGGAAAGAAGGCAGGCAAAGCTACTGAGTAATAGTCAGTCCCTaggaaatggtaaattttatgcttGATTTTATGAGCTACCATTAATATATCAAGGGCATGTTAGAAATTTTAACTTCTCTACTATCTCCCAAAATAAACTACCTCCTAGAATGGAAAAGTGTGATATTAAGTTTATgtgcgggtgtgtgtgtgtgtgtgtgtgtgtgtgtgtgtgtgtttgtgtgcgcgcgcgtgcacgGGCGTGCGCCTGAGTGAGAGAGAGCATGCGGGCAAGCAAGCAAACGCTATTTGCAATCTTCAAAGAATATGAGTTTAAGATGGTTTTCTGGATAGTTGAGTATACTTCAAAAATATATTCTCCCtgactttttaaatcatgtggcATATATTCTGTACCAATTAAGGATTTTAAAACCATTTGCTGTGATATGCTTTTTATTGCATTGTGTCTTGTTATGGGGTGCACTTTTGGTGACTGTTCCTTTGCTTGTCTGTAGCATCCCCTTCCCACTTTACAAACTGCCTTAagatttcctatttatttatttggagccagggattgaacccagggctttgtgtatgAAAATTTACCTGCTCTACAATTGAGCTATATACCCTCAGTGCcaaatttgctgtttttaaaagtgattatGGGTTTAGACACTATATAAACAAGTgttaaaactgtattttaaaagaattgcaGGTTTGTTTTGTATGAAGTAATTACATATCCTCTGAATTTCTAGTTTTTTCCTTCAAAGtgggaaaaataattatatagtaAGTAAAGACCATGTTGTGAATCAAGTTTCACCTAATATCACAAAATTCTCAAGTAAATATTGTGACTACCAGTCAGGATATTTTTCAACTAAAATgaacttagtttttatttttaccaatggGTGTTTTATTAGTGCCATgtgaaaaattacatgaaaatacaATTATTGGCAGCAGTGGCTTTCTTGCCATCTCAAGATATACCTGGCAACAAGTATTTAAATCTAACCTATTTATAAGATATAACTTAAGATTtacccaaataaaaataattttctaaaatttactttagatcactttgaaataaaatcatgcaTTTGAGTTTTTTGAACCTCTTTCGAGTAGTTCTGATattgaatgagaagttatatttgACTATGATGCAGGAGTTTGAGTTTAAGCCAAGAGTagtggcacctgcctataatcccagcagcttgggagactgaaactGGAcaatcataagtttgaggtcagcctctacTATTTAGTGACGTCATAAACAAgactgtctcaaactaaaaaaataaaaaggggcaggaatatagctcagtggcaaagtgctccaataccaaaatatttttaagaagttgGAGTTTAGTATCATTCAAGATCCTTTGCACTAGGTGTGGTGGCCATGccataattccagctacttgagagactgaggcaggaaggtcacaggtttgaggccaaccccagtaatttagcaaaactctttatcaaataaaaagggcttgggatatgcTTATTATAAAGCAccttaggtttgatccctagtataGAGGAGAAAATTGTTAAGTGCATACCCAGTAACTACTGAGCTATTCTCCTAGCCACAAGACCCTTTGCATTTTAAGTGGGCTTTATAcaagtatgaaaatatttatatagaattAAGAGTAATTAAGTCAGATACAtaggtgcatgcctgtgatcccagcagctcaggaggctgaggcaggaggatggcaagttcaaagccagtctcagcaagttagcgaggccatatcctgtctctaaataaaatataaaaaaagagtcggggatgtggttcaatggttgaatgtccctgggttcaatcctcagtaccaaaaaaaaaaaaaaagtaatcataatTAAGCGATCATAGGTTTCATTTCTACTAAcctaaatttttgaagaaataaatattttggatataagaTTGAATCAGGTCCTTGTGAGTAAtgatacaatttttcttttagacaTGCTACTGAACACACCCAGGGAACACACAGTTGAAGAGGTTTGTATGGGTGAGGATCAAAAGGAGTTGTCAAATGGATTAAACAAAGACATTTTAGACAATTCACATAATGATCCTTCTGTTGGTACTATAAATGAAGAGGAGCAATTAAAACTGGAGGAAACACAACTGGAccagtccttttaaaatgtacaaaggtAACTTTATACTTCATCCAGAAATGTAATTGAAGTTAGCTACATCTTTTCTAGAAAGGGTATCTATtaattcttcaagtttgggattATTGTGTATTTTGTCTACTTTGTGAGAAAATCCTTATATAATAAAGTGTTATGAATTCTTGTGTAAAATCTGGTATTTATACTAACATTAGTAAAGtcttataactttatttttacatagaTATGACAGTAAAGTGATTGTGTTTAGCAGCTTCTAATACTAGTGTACATTGAATGCCTTGTTTCCATTAATTGCATGTTTTAAGATGTAAATATGTACTAAATATTGATATCTGGATTTTTTGGGGGTGTattggaattgaacctaggagtgctgtACTATtgagccctttttcttttttattttaagacagggtttgctaaattgctgagactggccttgaacttgtgatcctcctgtcttatcCCCAAGTTACTGGgtttgcaggtgtgtgccaccaagcctgacTGGAtgtcactttttatattttattcagagacaggttctcactaagttgcttaaatccttagttactgaggctgactttgaactcaagatcctcctgcctcagcctcctgagctgctgggattacaggtgtgctccaccacacccggcttggtgtcactttttaaattttttggcattggggattgaactcagggccttgcacatgctaggcaagcactctctgccactgagttacacctctaGCCCCttaatgtctattttttaaaaaagaaagaaaaaagtctttggAGACTGTGAAAGTTTCTGATCACTGTACTTCTACAATTAGACTTTTGGTaaaatgtttacagttttgtctGTATTTTGAGGAGTCACTTTAATAATTAAAAGGGCAAATGAAAGACTGAAGTATTGTCTAGCCATGAAAGATTCTGAGGAAGTTCAAAGAATGCTCCTTGGTACCTTTCTGACTAGTTGGAAGGAAATTTGCCCATTATCATGAGTAACACAGAAGACTGAGGGATGATTCATAGGTGAACTCAACAGATTGACCTTTAAGTTGGTGGAGGAGATTCAAATATTGGGAAGACCATGTACAATGACACAAAGATGTAGGAAGTAAGGAGAATTTAGGAATGGTGACTATGAAGCTACAAGTTTTGGGACCAGATGGTGAGAGGACCTGATTAGAGTTCTCCCTGCCTGCTTTATCAGCTTGATAGAGGGTtaattagagatgagaaaacatcAAGTTGACAGCAGGTTTAAAGAAGGTCTGATTCTTGGCAGAAGATTCcaatggagagaagggaaaagactAATCCagttttttgggatttttttttttttttttttttaataaaaaagattagTATTTATAAAGAAATGCTCTCGCCTCTTCTCTTAGGGAAAGGGTGGAGTGATGGTGCTGCATTTGCTTCCACCCATAAAGCCAGGATAGATGGGCGTCTTCAGAGAGCTCTTCAGGTTTTCTGACTTCAGGTAGGGAAAGGAAGTGACAAAGATGGTTTGACTGAAAAGCCAGGAAGTTGAGCACAAGAACAGCATATGGGCTGTCTGCTTGATACAAATTGCCATTAGTGATGGGCCATGAAAGTGTGTATCAAGAGGGTTATGGTTTATTGTTGCCAATAAGCAGTCAGCTAGCTAGAAGATGGAGTCCAGTCTCAATGGACTAGAGAAACTACTTCCTAGGATGCTCTGTTCAGCCTCTATCCTGTAATCATGACTTAGATGAGGAGGGGACTAGGAGAGGAGTTATTTTTCCAATGGTGGGTTTACTGGCGGTAACAAGTTTGCAACAAGTGGAATCCAATGCACCTCATCTGAGGATTACACAACAGAATGAGAGGATGGGAAAGGAGATTTGAGATAACACTTTGCTGTGTATCCCACTACCTTCTCTCTGCCCTATCCCTAtctggtgctgggataactgggaAAGTTTGAGCCAAATATGAAATAGAGGAGTTTTAAAGTACGTAGGTGGACAGGACTATCTATCTTTCCTGAAAGTGACTGAAAAGTTATTTGGCAGATCTTTGAAGGGACTCTGTTGCTGGGACTTTGGTCCCAATGAGGCAATTGGAAAATAtaagactttgttttttttttttgtttttttttttttcctttttgaaggaATTGATTGATTGAGACAAGATAACTAAAAATTAAGTTGGAGTTCATGAAAATTAGGCTAGCAACTTACCTTGTACAGCCACCCTAACTGAAAAGCCAGTTTCCTTATTAATCTAGTTACACTTTATTTAAAGTAACCTCAATGAATTATGAGagtacattttatacatatatgaaatactTTATCCAATCCTGATCAACTAGATAGAGTACTAAGTAACACAAAATTAGAAGTTTGAAAGAATGGTAAAACACATAAGATAAAgctcttttaatgaaataagaatattttataatctgtAATTGCTTGAAACATCCAGGAGAGCTAGGTCCCTTATCTCCTCTAGAAGTGTGTATAGACTTCTCCCCTTTGTTTGGCAGTATTCTTGATATTCTTCCTGAATGACATTTACTTTGACTTCTTGGGCAAGCTGAGCTTCTTCCATAGATCTGGTCACTTCTTTCACTAATTCACTCTTCAGCAAGAGAGAACTCtgatgaaaaagttctgtgtTTGGTATCATGTATGGTTTGTTACTTATTATTTCAAGCCTGATTGTATCAGAATGGCAACGCAAGGCCTGTACAGATATTCTTACCTATCATGgagaagaaaatacatattactaaatcacattctttattatttataatgaaaataatacttaATATAAATATAGACTTACTGTTACATGGTCAAACAAATGGAATGTAACAGATTGTCCTGCTGTTGTGGTAGAGatgattttgttttgaaatcGTTGAAGAGATCCTGGTTTCCACTCAGAACAGCTATCTGGGCCACATGAGATCACTaaaccatctttattttttagataagCAGCACCTTTAATCCCAAACCTGAATCATGGCCAGAATAAAAATTCAGCGATAATGTACTTAGTATGCAGATCTTGTATGCTTATGTAGAGTGCtagtttttcttttacattaaaaaaaaaaatcacatttcccATGGTTTACCtccaagtatttattttactgtagcaAATGGGAACACAATATTTAGCATAAGAAAGATCCTAAAATAGATATAGATGGACATACATATGTACTCCAGTTGCCCCCATTGTGTACCTATGGTAACTATAGATagttgcttaattttttttttttttcagtgctgggcgTCAAACCTAGGgtatcatgcatgctaggtaagcactctaccactgagctatgtccccagccctaaataaatattttagtaaataatatCTTATGTATTGTTTTGGTTCtacatttttagtttaattctgaTTTCTTATTAACCATTGCATTAGATGTGACATACCTTGGAATAAATACAAGCACACCATTTGTTCTAATTGAATAAATAACTCCATCAGCTATGCATCGCTCCTCAGTTTCAGGGTCCTTGTCTTTAAAGTACATGCACTGGAAGAGTTCAGTAGACTGCTTCTGAGAATGCTGTGCTGCCTGTAAGAAGCACAACAGATTTTCCAGAAGAAACCTGAAATTCACACTTCTacagaaaatttctttaaaaaggttAGAAGATGTCTAactattattaatataaaaactattttctatTATGAATCAAATCAATTTTTTGATAACTTAATATATCCAATATTATCCCATCAAAATGtaatagaaaatgaattattttataaactgaaaCTTGTTTATAGTTCATCAAAGTAGAGGCTGGCAAATTTATGTCCACTTAGAGTACATGTCCACTTAGAGTACAGAAGAAGTTTCTCATATGTCCTGTCATTTTAAGTTTGGGCTACCAAGATCtttttggtggaaatgtaaattagcactACAGTTATTGAGAGCAACCTAGTAATacacatcaacattttatttatgtctaCTTTTTGATTTggcaattccatttctaggatTTATCAAGGCAATAGTCTGAAAAGTCTGTAACAATGTATGCACCAGTATGATAGTAAACAGAACTTTCTGTAacaatggaaatgttctgtatctctGTTGCTAATAGGTAACTGCTAATCACAAGTGGGTATTGAGCTGGTGAAATGTGGCTATTACAATCagggaactgaatttttaattctaaataatttaaatttagatAATCAATGTAGCCAGTGGCTATAGTATTGCACAACAGAGAATGCAAACATTGGATACAGAACATTATCTTAAACATTTAGGTACTTTCTAATTTTCCTCATCACCTAATGGTTTAGTTCTATGCTATACCATCTTATAACTACTAGTATtaatatgaaatagaataagcagtttctaaaataatgatatagTTCTATCAACATGATATGCTATCAGTAACAAGTATGttaaatgaaaagatttaaaaCAGCAGATATGgtacaatattttataaataaaaatgttagcaCTGTCTAGAATTGGGTGGCAAGGTGATAGgtgatttttttgtcttcataTCTTTTTATGTTGCTTGAACCTTTACATTCCTACCTTTTGGGGAAAAACATCTAAGCTATCATCAATCTTTGAAAATCAAGCCAAGCATGGTTATGTATTCCTATAGTCCCAGCTTCTAGGAAGGCTGCATCCAGAGGGTCATTTGAGCCCAAGTTTGAGactaacctgggcaacatagtgagaccttgtctctaaaaagaaaaatatctcccAAATCCACATTATCTCCAAATACTTGGTGAATATATTATGAGCATTGTTTAGAAtaagaatttgttaaaatgtataGTATTCCACTCTGTATAATAAAGCTGACATTTTTTAACGAGAAAAACATTCTTACTCGGTTTCTGTTGTTGATATGTCTGCATAATTCCTCAAGATCCTTGTTGCTGagcaggttttctttaatttctattttcttatctttggAAATGGCTGCCATTAACAGTCGATGTACTACAATATCTGAATATCTTCTTATTGGAGAAGTAAAATGGGTATATTTATCTAACGCAAGACCTtcagaaagaaaccaaaacatcaaaattaacaaaaaaagtcTGTACTATTTAAACAAATTGCTGAGGTTATAGTAACACGTAGGAAAATTTTATCATTCACCATAATGATGGAACTCTTCCTCTGCACATGATCCAGTAGAGAAATACAGTGCATTAGACATGGCTTGTGTAGCCATAGAACGTAGCAGTCTGTTTACAATAGGATCATTGGGGTCATTTGCATTATCCAGAGAATCAGCCAGTGTTTTATTGGACctaacaaagaacagaaaaacctTTATGTAGTCCCCAAAGGTAAGTTAGAACCCTTTGCTCCTTGGTCTGAATACCTTTATCTGCCAGCAGTTAAATTTCTTTTGGACACATTTCAGAAGCAACTCTTTTTAATTACAGAAATCTAGTTTGCTTTTAGGATTTAAACAGAAGAGAGtcacaaattaatttctttagtaAAGCATTGTTCTGAGTAATACTAGGTTCAGTTAATGCTTGTCAATAGTAGGTGGTTAAATTTTTACCCAGTTGAATTCTTAGAATACTTAATTTTAAACATCCTGTACAGGTCAAAgaaggctatttatttatttatttatttatttattttgtactggggattaaacccaggagcacattaccactgagctacattacccagcccttcaattttttaattttgaaacagggtcttactaaattgctgagccttgcctcaaacttgcaatcctcctgccttaatctcCAGAGTTGCCTGTGCCTGGcagcctttcttttttaaagagacaaaggAAACATTCTATTTACTctcaaattaatttcatttctttttttttgtatcaggaattgtacccggggtacttaaccaccaagccacaactccacccccttttaaaatttttatttagagatagtgtcttgctgagttgcttagggccttgctaagtgttTATGGtggactttgaactcaaaatcctcctgcctcaacctcctgagtcactgggattataggtgtgtgccactgtgcccagcttaaaataatttttaaaaccccaGGAAATATAGAAGTATATTAAGAATAAAACTAGCTAGGGACTGTGATGcattcctgcaatcccagctgtCTGAGAGGCCAAGGAagaaggaggattccaagtttgaagccagccctggcaacttagtgagaccctgtttgaaaaaaaattttttaaaaagggggggtgctggggatgtagcttgatAGAGTACTTGTCCAGATGTAGAGggatctgggtttgatccctagcatggcaaaaataaattaagcctCAGTAACCCTGTTTTAAGTTTCTGTGCCTAACATGGTAAATGAAGAGAGCCAAGAAGTTTGGGTCAAAGATCTGCCTATCACATTTAAAGAATGACCATAAGATAAATGAATATACAGTACTTCCTGCCATTCCTCTGCCTCCCTCAAAGGAGGAATACCGTGTATCAATGAAGAAGCCTTTTGCTTTAGCACATTCCCGGAGCTCAGAGAAAAACTCCTGGTGTGGAGAAGGATGTTGGCGCAATAAAGCCTGATGAGGGAAGCTCTCCCAGATCTTCTTGGCTACCCAGTGGTTGGCCAGGATCATACATTCAGCCACTGTCTCATGGACCTCCAGAGGTTGCTTGGGGATGAGGTcatgaatgttctttttttcatctAACTGTACTCGAACCTCTACCCCTTCCAGTTCCAGGGCACCACAACGATCTCGTTTAGCTCGGATATGGCGAGCtatgtcagtcagctttccaaTTGCCCACACTAATTCCTCCAGCTTGACTTGTCTGCTCTTCTCATCCAGATCTTTAAGTTCTGGAATATCATCAACAATGCTGAAGTTTCCATCCAGTAGTTCCTGGGCTGCTTCATAGAAGAGTTTATAAGCTGATCGAATAATGGTTCTGCCATACCACACTTTCTTAATTTCATAAGAGGTTTCATCCAATTCCCACATGACACTTACAGCATACCTACAAAATCAGTAACAACAATGTCACTATTCAGCTCTCTTTTTTGAAGCAAACAAATTGACCCCAAATGTAACCTGAAAGAAATTACAGTGCTACAGGTTTTTGGTCCAATTTCTCAATCCAACCATGCTaccaataaatcaaatttaaattaaaacaatgacaTTAGACTATGTTCTGATAAGTTCTGAACAAATCTGAAATGAGTTTATATGTAACAGTACATAATCTACTTTATAGTTCTCCATTTTGACTAGAATAGCATGGTACTGATAAAAGAATCAAGTCTGTTTAGTGCCCCAGGATATAGCACAGCCTTTCAGATTCTACAGGATTACAGGATAACAATAAGCTATGATA
The Sciurus carolinensis chromosome 2, mSciCar1.2, whole genome shotgun sequence DNA segment above includes these coding regions:
- the Dis3l gene encoding DIS3-like exonuclease 1 isoform X3: MQTACQAVQHQRGRRQYNKLRNLLKDARHDCILFANEFQQHCYLPRERGESMEKWQTRSIYNAAVWYYHHCQDRMPIVMVTEDEEAIQQYGSETEGVFVISFKNYLDNFWPDLKAAHELCDSILQSRQERENESQESHGKEYPEHLPLEVLEAGIKSGRYIQGILNVNKHRAQIEAFVRLQGASSKDSGLISDILIHGMKARNRSIHGDAVVVELLPKNEWKGRTAALCENDSDDKALGESPSEPMPTGRVVGILQKNWRDYVVTFPSKEEVQSQGKNAQKILVTPWDYRIPKIRISTQQAEALQVANTDFRVVVRIDSWESTSVYPNGHFVRVLGRIGDLEGEIATILVENSISVVPFSEAQMCEMPVNTPENPWKVSPEEEQVRKDLRKTHLVFSIDPKGCEDVDDTLSVRTLNNGNLELGVHIADVTHFVAPNSYIDVEARTRATTYYLADRRYDMLPSILSADLCSLLGGVDRYAVSVMWELDETSYEIKKVWYGRTIIRSAYKLFYEAAQELLDGNFSIVDDIPELKDLDEKSRQVKLEELVWAIGKLTDIARHIRAKRDRCGALELEGVEVRVQLDEKKNIHDLIPKQPLEVHETVAECMILANHWVAKKIWESFPHQALLRQHPSPHQEFFSELRECAKAKGFFIDTRSNKTLADSLDNANDPNDPIVNRLLRSMATQAMSNALYFSTGSCAEEEFHHYGLALDKYTHFTSPIRRYSDIVVHRLLMAAISKDKKIEIKENLLSNKDLEELCRHINNRNRAAQHSQKQSTELFQCMYFKDKDPETEERCIADGVIYSIRTNGVLVFIPRFGIKGAAYLKNKDGLVISCGPDSCSEWKPGSLQRFQNKIISTTTAGQSVTFHLFDHVTVRISVQALRCHSDTIRLEIISNKPYMIPNTELFHQSSLLLKSELVKEVTRSMEEAQLAQEVKVNVIQEEYQEYCQTKGRSLYTLLEEIRDLALLDVSSNYRL
- the Dis3l gene encoding DIS3-like exonuclease 1 isoform X4; this encodes MTVMTRLWASPPASPCLQDFRVVVRIDSWESTSVYPNGHFVRVLGRIGDLEGEIATILVENSISVVPFSEAQMCEMPVNTPENPWKVSPEEEQVRKDLRKTHLVFSIDPKGCEDVDDTLSVRTLNNGNLELGVHIADVTHFVAPNSYIDVEARTRATTYYLADRRYDMLPSILSADLCSLLGGVDRYAVSVMWELDETSYEIKKVWYGRTIIRSAYKLFYEAAQELLDGNFSIVDDIPELKDLDEKSRQVKLEELVWAIGKLTDIARHIRAKRDRCGALELEGVEVRVQLDEKKNIHDLIPKQPLEVHETVAECMILANHWVAKKIWESFPHQALLRQHPSPHQEFFSELRECAKAKGFFIDTRSNKTLADSLDNANDPNDPIVNRLLRSMATQAMSNALYFSTGSCAEEEFHHYGLALDKYTHFTSPIRRYSDIVVHRLLMAAISKDKKIEIKENLLSNKDLEELCRHINNRNRAAQHSQKQSTELFQCMYFKDKDPETEERCIADGVIYSIRTNGVLVFIPRFGIKGAAYLKNKDGLVISCGPDSCSEWKPGSLQRFQNKIISTTTAGQSVTFHLFDHVTVRISVQALRCHSDTIRLEIISNKPYMIPNTELFHQSSLLLKSELVKEVTRSMEEAQLAQEVKVNVIQEEYQEYCQTKGRSLYTLLEEIRDLALLDVSSNYRL